The Mesorhizobium sp. INR15 region CAGCTCCGAGCGCGACGTGGTGGTGGCGAGCTACGCCATCCTCTCCGCGATCGGCCGCCTGTCTGTCGACCGCCTTGCCCTGCAGGTGACCAAGTACAAGCCTGAAGAGCATTACAACGCGGTCAAGGACAAGTGGATTGGCCTGCGCACCCCGGATGGCCGTTGAACACACGGGTTCAAGGCTGGCGGTCTAATCTGTTGAAATCCCACAACTCCCCAGATTGGGGATTCTCGTGCGACGATCCGTCGGTTACGCTGTCGCCATGATTCGAATCCGGCTTTTGCCGGACCGGAAATCTGCAACAGGTCACAAAGGCGGCGGATGTGACGATGGCAACGGCAAGCAGCGCACAGCGCGAACCTTCGATGGAAGAGATTCTGGCTTCCATCAGGCGGATCATCGAAGACAGCGACACGGGCCGCAAGCAGCCTGACGAGGCCGATGGGCTGCGTCAGGATCTCGAGCCAGCCGCGATCGCAAGCCCTGCACCTGAGGTGGATGCGTTTCGTGCCGAGCTCCATGCCGAGCCCGAGGTCAGGAGGCCGGCGACGCTGGCGGATGTACAGGCGCAATTGTCGGCCGCCGATCCGATGATTGCCCGCATGGAAATGCCGGCGCGCTCCGAGCCCGCGCCAGCAAGAGCGCCGGTGAGGCTTGCCGACGTCAGCGCCCGCATAGCCGCCGAGCCGATTGCGCCTGTCGCCCGGATTGAGGCGCGATCGGTTGCCGAGACGGATGGGAAGGTCGACGCCATCATTGCCGATTGGCGGCGTGAGATTGCCGCTGTTGGCGAACAGGCGAAAGCTCCTGTTGGGCGGAAGCCGCCCGCGGAGCCCACGGTCGAGATTTTCAGGGACGAACCGATGGCCGAGCCGGCTTTCGAGAGGTCTCTGCCTGACGCAAGCCCGTCTCGACCGATCACCGGCGATGCACAGTCAGCCCGTCCGACAATCGTTTCCGAACATACCGGCCGTCAGGTTGCCGCTGCTTTCGGCGAGCTTTCCGATGCATTCGCCAGCCGCAGCAAGAAGACCTTCGACGACATGGCCGAAGAGATGCTGAGGCCGATGCTGCAGGACTGGCTGGACAACAATCTGCCGACACTGGTCGAACGGCTGGTGCGCGAGGAGATCGAGCGCGTGGCGCGCGGGGCGCAGTAGCTTTCAAGCTTGCTTGGAGAGAAAACGCCGCCCTCGAGGCGGCGTTTTTCGTTTGCGAGGTCAACCGGCGTTGGCGGCGAAGCAGAGCAGGTTGCCATCAGGGTCCCTGACGATGAATGTGCGGGCGCCCCACGGTTCGGTTCGCAACGCCTGATGGAACGGGACGCCGGCCGCCTGGTACTCAAGGAACAGCACCTTGATGTTGTCGAGAACGATCGTCGCCGCCAGGAGGTCCGCACCTTGCACATCGGCGAACGGAGGCTTGTCGACATGGCGAAAGTTCAGCCGCGCCCCATCGCGCACGACCTGAGCGTAGAAGGGTGGCTCGCCGTGGGTGAAGCGTGTCTCGAAGCCGAGCTTTTGCCTGTAGAAATCGCAGGCTGCCTCGATGTCGGAAACAAAGAGTTGCGGTTCGGCAAAGGCAAGCAACGGTTTCGTGGCATCGGTTGTGCGGCTGGTCATTGCATCATGTCCTTTCCTGAGCGCCTGCCAGCTTTCGAAGCCCGATTTCCTGGCGACCAGTTCCTGCGCATCGGCGAGCTTGAAATGGTGATCGAGGATCTGGCTGTCGGTGAGGCCATGGAAACGCGGAAGCGTCGATCCGATGATGTTGGCAACCGGATAATACCGCTCGCGATGCCAGCGCAGATAGAGCTTGGCCTGTTTCCTGAGGTTTTCGAAATTGGACATATCGAAATGGCTGAGCGCATTTTTCGAGTTGATGTGGCGTAGGCGGGCAATGCCCCTCCGGCCGAAGCCGATGCGCCCTACAGCAGCCCTTCAAGCTATGGCGGCATGTTGCCTGCGGTCAAGGGGATGGTGCATCCTGCGCTCTACCTCCCGTTGAAATGACCATCGGCCGGCCTATTTGCTGTTGATGTGCCAGGCAACCCTTGCGGTTGACTTGGCCAAGGCCTTCCGATTTACACCGAACCAGCAAAAATCCCGACAGCGCGGACCATTTTCCCATGCTTGAAAAGACCTACGACGCAAAGACCGTCGAACCGAAGATCGCCAAGGTGTGGGAAGAGGCCGATGCCTTTCGCGCCGGCGCCGGCGCGGACGAAGGGGCCGAGGCCTTCACCATCGTCATCCCGCCGCCGAACGTCACGGGATCACTGCACATGGGCCACGCGCTCAACAACACGCTGCAAGACATATTGGTGCGCTTCGAGCGCATGCGCGGCAAGAACGTGTTGTGGCAGCCCGGCATGGACCACGCTGGCATCGCCACGCAAATGGTGGTCGAGCGCCAGCTGATGGAAAAGCAGATCCATCGCCGCGACCTCACGCGCGAACAGTTCATCGACAAGGTGTGGGAATGGAAGGCTGAATCCGGCGGCGCGATCTTCAACCAGCTGAAGCGCCTGGGCGCCTCGGCTGACTGGTCGCGCGAACGCTTCACCATGGACGAGGGCCTGTCGAAGGCCGTGCTTGAAGTCTTCGTCACGCTCTACAAGCAGGGGTTGATCTACAAGGACAAGCGCCTTGTGAACTGGGATCCTAAG contains the following coding sequences:
- a CDS encoding PopZ family protein encodes the protein MATASSAQREPSMEEILASIRRIIEDSDTGRKQPDEADGLRQDLEPAAIASPAPEVDAFRAELHAEPEVRRPATLADVQAQLSAADPMIARMEMPARSEPAPARAPVRLADVSARIAAEPIAPVARIEARSVAETDGKVDAIIADWRREIAAVGEQAKAPVGRKPPAEPTVEIFRDEPMAEPAFERSLPDASPSRPITGDAQSARPTIVSEHTGRQVAAAFGELSDAFASRSKKTFDDMAEEMLRPMLQDWLDNNLPTLVERLVREEIERVARGAQ
- a CDS encoding VOC family protein; translated protein: MSNFENLRKQAKLYLRWHRERYYPVANIIGSTLPRFHGLTDSQILDHHFKLADAQELVARKSGFESWQALRKGHDAMTSRTTDATKPLLAFAEPQLFVSDIEAACDFYRQKLGFETRFTHGEPPFYAQVVRDGARLNFRHVDKPPFADVQGADLLAATIVLDNIKVLFLEYQAAGVPFHQALRTEPWGARTFIVRDPDGNLLCFAANAG